The following proteins come from a genomic window of Paenibacillus swuensis:
- a CDS encoding FMN-dependent NADH-azoreductase → MATVLYITAHPHDDKASYSMAVGKEFISAYRESNPQDEVVHLDLYSVDVPQIDTDVFSGWGKLASGTEFSALSDEEKRKVGSLGQLVDQFIAADKYVFVNPMWNFSFPPVMKAYIDAVSVAGKTFKYTAQGPVGLLTDKKLFHIQASGGIYSEGPAAEVEMGHRYLKTIAGFFGIPSVEKLFVEGMAVAPDQAADIKAKAIEQAIEAAKRF, encoded by the coding sequence ATGGCAACGGTATTATACATTACGGCACACCCGCACGACGACAAAGCTTCTTACAGCATGGCGGTAGGTAAAGAATTCATCTCCGCGTACCGTGAATCCAACCCGCAGGACGAAGTAGTTCACTTGGATCTTTACAGTGTGGATGTTCCTCAGATTGATACAGACGTGTTCAGCGGCTGGGGCAAGTTGGCATCAGGAACCGAGTTTTCGGCATTATCCGACGAAGAGAAACGCAAAGTGGGCAGCCTCGGTCAACTGGTTGATCAGTTCATTGCCGCAGACAAGTATGTGTTCGTTAATCCAATGTGGAACTTCTCGTTCCCTCCAGTGATGAAAGCTTACATTGATGCTGTCAGCGTTGCAGGTAAAACGTTTAAGTATACTGCGCAAGGTCCTGTTGGACTTCTGACGGACAAGAAATTGTTCCACATTCAAGCAAGCGGCGGCATCTATTCGGAAGGCCCGGCGGCAGAAGTGGAAATGGGTCACCGTTACCTGAAGACGATTGCGGGATTCTTTGGCATTCCTTCTGTAGAGAAACTGTTTGTTGAAGGCATGGCAGTTGCGCCGGATCAAGCTGCAGACATTAAAGCTAAGGCGATTGAACAAGCGATTGAAGCGGCTAAGCGTTTCTAA
- a CDS encoding ring-cleaving dioxygenase, with the protein MTRKTAGIHHITAFVRDAQNNIDFYAGVLGLRLVKKTINFDAPEVYHLYFGNESGSPGTAMTFFPFAQGRKGKIGGGQVGWSTFVVPLGSLEFWRERLTKLNVSFTEMTRFNETFLRFRDEDGLQLEIVERAEGPESKWAFGGVPAQMAIKGFGGAVLYSINPEKTREVMEQILGFTYVGSDADLLRFRSEGDLGNYIDINANAMEWGHGGAGTVHHIAWRAKDDEDHLQWRATVEQSGLQVTPIVDRQYFNALYFREEGGILFEIATDPPGFTKDEPFEKLGEKLMLPDWFEEKRMLIEQGLSPIQVRVLKEDQ; encoded by the coding sequence ATGACCCGGAAAACTGCAGGTATTCATCACATCACAGCTTTTGTCAGAGATGCTCAGAACAATATTGATTTTTACGCAGGTGTGCTAGGATTGCGGCTGGTGAAGAAGACGATAAATTTTGACGCTCCGGAAGTGTACCATTTATATTTTGGCAATGAGAGCGGAAGTCCGGGTACAGCTATGACCTTTTTCCCGTTTGCACAAGGCCGCAAAGGCAAGATTGGCGGAGGACAAGTGGGGTGGAGCACATTTGTGGTGCCGCTTGGTTCGCTTGAGTTCTGGCGTGAGCGGTTAACGAAGCTGAACGTCTCCTTCACTGAGATGACACGTTTCAATGAGACATTCCTTCGGTTCAGGGATGAGGACGGACTGCAGCTGGAAATTGTGGAACGCGCGGAGGGACCGGAGAGCAAGTGGGCGTTCGGCGGTGTGCCGGCGCAGATGGCCATTAAAGGGTTTGGCGGCGCTGTCCTCTACAGCATCAATCCTGAAAAAACGCGGGAAGTTATGGAGCAAATCTTGGGCTTTACCTATGTCGGCTCCGATGCCGATCTGCTCCGCTTCCGTTCGGAAGGGGATCTGGGGAACTACATTGATATCAACGCGAACGCAATGGAATGGGGTCACGGGGGCGCGGGAACGGTACATCATATCGCTTGGCGCGCCAAGGACGATGAGGACCATCTACAATGGAGAGCGACGGTGGAACAAAGCGGGTTGCAAGTTACGCCTATTGTAGATCGACAATATTTCAACGCGCTTTATTTCCGTGAAGAGGGTGGGATTCTGTTCGAGATTGCAACGGACCCGCCGGGTTTTACGAAGGATGAGCCATTTGAGAAGTTGGGAGAAAAGCTGATGCTTCCCGATTGGTTTGAAGAGAAGCGAATGCTGATCGAGCAGGGACTG
- a CDS encoding GNAT family N-acetyltransferase yields MRTIRNVKPEDLNQLSSIELQCFPEQKAATREAFQERIRLIPDSFWVAETNGIIEGFVNGPVTEEAYITDDLFTSTKENPPLGGHQTILGLAVPPHLQNQGIAAGLLKHLEQQAFMVKRQSVTLTCKEELTAFYERRGYINKGVSASNHGGIVWYNMTKELHK; encoded by the coding sequence ATGCGAACGATACGTAATGTGAAACCAGAGGATTTAAATCAACTTTCATCCATCGAACTTCAATGCTTCCCCGAGCAGAAGGCCGCGACACGTGAAGCGTTTCAGGAACGGATTCGTCTGATTCCGGACAGCTTTTGGGTAGCCGAAACGAATGGGATCATTGAGGGTTTTGTGAACGGTCCCGTTACAGAAGAGGCCTATATTACAGATGATTTGTTTACGAGTACCAAAGAAAATCCGCCATTAGGCGGACATCAAACGATTCTGGGACTTGCAGTACCTCCGCATCTGCAGAACCAAGGTATTGCCGCCGGACTGCTTAAGCATTTGGAACAACAGGCTTTTATGGTGAAGCGGCAATCGGTAACACTCACTTGCAAAGAAGAGTTAACCGCTTTCTATGAGAGACGCGGATATATCAACAAAGGTGTCTCCGCTTCAAATCATGGCGGTATCGTTTGGTACAATATGACCAAAGAATTACATAAATAA